Genomic window (Neoarius graeffei isolate fNeoGra1 chromosome 13, fNeoGra1.pri, whole genome shotgun sequence):
gagtagatttggacaacatacgtaggtaggccacgcctactgcacgctctttcaatcagaagagccagcgatggcgagcggtcagcccagcactgcgctttcacactggaaatacagccaggacttttcattacttgaaataaaaggcaagagtgtttacgtgcaatgcacattatgtcgaggaacaaagcgtttgtcctcgtcagtggccagtaattagtaacaattttaataactacagaaatatattacatttgatagatgtcttatctcacattgtcccacaaaaatattaatatagtgtagataacattactaattggttctgttaagtgtccatttcagtcattaaacacatttaacattcacttttattatgattacactaattgaatttgatttttttttttgagggggaacaaaatgtaacggaataattactttctctggtaattagttacttttatgacaaagtaactccgttactaactcagttactttttgggaaaagtaactagtaactataactaattactttttgaaagtaacgtgcccaacactggtagtagaaccattgagagtagagcagacgaagaagaagtggttgaacttgaacatgaacagagatggggaagtgtaagtttagtaacaagtggcttgaggagccaaaatacaaaagttggctaacaacagcaacttcagaatatgaagcgagatgtaaggtatgtcggaaagacatcaagttaacaacaatgggctgtaaagcccttgacgctcactcgaaaggggaaaagcatatgcgctatgctgctagtcgggcaacaacagtccccagaggcagttcgatcagtagtcaaacttccttgcttcctcactgttcatggcagtaccctacgattaaaatattgagaaagcagttaatgttctgttttgttaactgaagatcaatttgtttcctcactgtttgtttacagcagtaccctactattaaaatatcgagaaggcagctaatgttctgttttgtaaactgaagatgcacattttttataaaaaaaaatgctttgaacttaacctagagtgtgcttttttttttttttttttactgtacgtatttgttccgcggtagtggtcttattttttatactcagtggtcttaaaatggtcttaaaaagtattatttttgctggtcagaaatgtgcagagaccctgttTAATTATTGAATTTCTTTTAAGCCTGTGAAAATCGAGGGATTATGTAAAAATGGATGCAATTCCTAAATGGTTAATGGGATATATTTTGTTAAACCCTGTCAATTAAAGCTGAAAATCTATCATTCATTAAGATTGTTTGCTTCATTTCAAATTCATTCTGGTAGTGTATAGATACGtgcgcacacaaaaaaaaagctgtacaaatacttatggacctgactcTATCATTTATATTTTAAATAAAGAGTTATTAGTAGAACAGATAATTTTGttctatttattaaaaaaaaaaaacacttgttaaAGAAACATTTCTCACAAAAATACAGAACAAGATAAATGAGCAACAGAATTTCTACACATCACAAATACTTTGGGTCCAGAGTAGAGTTTTCCTTTGTCACATGCCATAATATCAAAATTTATTTGATTGACAAGTTGTCGCAAGTTAAATGCATCACTGTGCTTTTCTATGTGGTGTAACTCATGAGGGAGCTGTGTAGTAGTGGGACACCGGTATCAATGAGAAATGTATTGATAAAAATGAAGGCAACTAGTGTATTTTTCTTgaaataaatgttatttttttcgcagtccaaatcctgcgctctaattggctggcgagcgggtccgtatcctacggcacggaccccggttacggaccccggttacggacctctggcgactcgctcattcacaacaacaaacatcgtagcattttttgtcaacatttatctttttttataagatttatttataagattatcaaaagtcttataaatttttgccagcatttctcaggaaaatagcattaattttacagcatggatagcgataacgacagtgttcacagcaaaagcaagttttactaccctgaggaagaagaaattaaagaaagcatttcaggagaaagctaaaaacctgtaatttgctaacactgagcaaaaacatggctgaatcctgaatgactcctatttgtataaatgggggactacataggtggcaaaatgtagttttcctgccacggaagtgcacttgtataccaaggagaaagcaatttgcattacagccgtgaatgaggattcaaaatggtggctcggcttggttttccctttcaggtgctctcgttttctgttagaatttagtaaagaaaaaaataaatatattatttaccagcttaaggtcggtccgtatggtgaaataccgtgacctcggccttgaatactgacctcggcccagaaggcctctgtcagtactttcaagacctcggtcacggtatttcacgatacgaacctcccagctggtaaataacatatacgtATATCTGCTGCAGGAGGGCACAATCCTTGGTTTGATTCAGAGCTCGGGGCTCTGAGCTAACGATGGCGTTTCACATGTACTCAGCatgtctgggtttcctccaggttctctagtTTCCTCCTACTTCCAAATAGCATGCAGGTGGATTGGCAACTTGCCCCTCTTTTGGCTGTCTGTGTATGTGTTCTGTGaagtgtcccatccagggtgtattcctgcataTCCTGTGTTCCCAGGATGGGTGCCAGAGCCACCCTGTCCAAGGAAAGAGTTTTCTGATTATGAGTACTGAATAGGAAAGAATGAAAACTTGTTGCAGTTAGAATAATAGATGGAGCTGTGTAGCACAATGTTCACGTTGggtttttgtttcctttttattGTGTTCCATCCTTTATAGAGAAGATGCTTTGGCATTTTGCTCATAAAACAATAACACCTTGTCTTTACTGCTTGCTTATTGCCTGTCAAGTAAGTATTTTAAAAGGGAGCATGTTTCATTGGTTGTCCAGTCCACTGTCCATAATTGATTACGTTACTGTCAGGCAGTCAGTGATGCAAAAGAAGTTTGATTAAGTGATCGTAGAAATGTGTTTGAGAGAACATTATTGTTCAATTATTTTCAAATGTATGTTTTGCAATAattctgttttgtgtgtgtgtgtcattctaGCTGCCATGTCTGTGACAGTCAAGTCAGAGGAGAAACCGGTAGATGTAACCAGTGTAGCTCATCGTAAGTCTGAGAGAAAGCAGCGCAAAAAGTCTCTGCAATCCCTGGTGGAGCCTCTGCTGCTGGCACCAGAGATGCTTGCTGGACTGGGGCAGTATATATGCAGTGTGTGCAGTGAAACATTTATATCGCTGGCACAGTTGGCCAGACATGTGCAGTTCCACGATCGAGAGAGGCCGTTCCCGTGCGCTATTTGTGGCAAACGCTTCCTGAGCCGCAGCCACCATGACGAGCACCAGCGAGTGCACACAGGGGAGCGGCCCTTCCCCTGCAACCGCTGCGACCGCTCCTTCACCACCCACCACAACCGCAAGCGCCACCAAATGATCCATGACAAGGAGGAGGCGTACCGCTGCACTGTGTGCGGTGTGCTCTTCTGCCAGGACCACCAGCTCGGCAATCTCAACGGCATCATCCATGTGCTCAGGCAACACGAAAGCACAGAACCAGGACACGCTATGGGAATCAAAACCAAGATCAAGCTTGAACCAAATTCGACAAATGAACAGGAGGAAAatgtaaagaagaagaaaaagcatcAGCATCAGCCTTCCCATTTTGCTGAAGAAGATAGCAGAATGTCATTCCAAGCTGATGTCTTGCAGGTTCCTAACAATAAAGAAGCAAAGATCAAGAAGATTGCTTATGACATGGAGGTTACCCTGTAAGCCACAGGTCACTGAAGTATGCCCTGTCCTGCAGATTTTAGTGTTTTCCCTGCTTTCAACACAGCTAATCAAAGCTGTAGTGAGTTCATCAGAGTAACAAAACTGGTATGTACAGGACAAAGTGTTCTCCGGGACCTGGGTTGGGAGGTGGTACTGGAAACCATCACCTGATGATGCAGTAGTGCAATATGGGGAATGTGCTGTGCTCCAAAATTGACTGAAAATGGTGATTAGTGCAAATGCAGGATAAACATTTAGCTATAATCACTGTTTGTTTTCTGATTGTACTGAAATAGACTAACCTTTATAAAATACTACAACGCTGTGAAACAAATGTAAATGAATTGattggttggattttttttttgcctcactCCAGATTGTATTTTTACTAAAACACTGATCATTTTGCTTATGAActttgtatgctttttttttggCTTGAATATATGAACCGGATATTATTCTTTCTACATGATAATGAACCTGACACTGTAGTGTTTAGTTGCATCAAATTATATCGAACACCAAATTTCTTATTCATCTATTTTGTTGATGTGCTGAGGCTGTCAAGTGCAgtgtcttctttttcttcttccatcTTGTAGACCTCTGACTTACCCCGTAAGAGAAATCAAAATAAATTTAGTTTATATCACAGGTTCATGTGTTTTGTGATTTCACAAAGGCATTCTCAGATATGATGGTAGGctctggtggcacagtggtgtagtggttagcgctgtcacctcacagcaagaaggtctgggttcgagccctgtggccggctagggtctttctgtgtggagtttgcatgttctccctgtgtccacgtgggtttcctctgggtgctccggtttcctccacagtccaaagacatgcaggttaggttaactggtgactctaaattgaccgtaggtgtgaatggttgtctgtgtctatgtgtcagcactgtgatgacctggcgacttgtccagggtgtaccccgccttttgcccgtagtcagctgggataggctccagcttgcctgcgaccctgtagaacaggataaagcggctagagataatgagatgagaccctcaGTCCTTTCCTTAGGGGACTTAAGGCCGTAACCCTTCCCTGTAAGGGGACAGGTAGAGACACTCCGAAGCAATGTTTTTAAATTAAATGGATTGGGGATAAAAATTGTCACCCTGTGAAAAATTATATCTTCAGGAACTCTCCTGTTGCTTTTAATCATATCCTATTTCTCTGTGGGATAAATGAGGTGCGCAAACATAAAATCCCTTTGTCATGCAATATTAATAGGCATCAGGCTTGGGCGGTATCCATTTTTTCATACCCTGGTATATTCCTGACTAAATACCCCGGTATGCCGgtatttatgttttttgtgtgtgtggtttatatatatatatatatatatatatatatatatatatatatatatatatatatatatatataaatatataaaatttattatatatatatatatatatataaaatttattatatatgtatatgtataaatttattttatatatataaaaaaaccttgcactcggaagttaaaacaatatggctgcgcccatttgctagaaaatgttttaactccgttcgtgcttttgtttctaatgcgttgaacttaattctatatgcagggctgtgaaatttccacggattctgtcgcgaaaaatatcatcttcacaaaacgtctatttttgcattaaaaatcattcggggggggggtctagtcggttttaatcgccttgcacgagaccggcggctcaatacagccggactcgcggagttttatgccagctgtcTTGACTGCgagtgcatgacagagctaaaaatagctattgcgtgaTCTGGCACCGCGTATgtgaattttgtacttacagggtgcaagatcagacatagttaagatgccatcaaaaaggaaagctaaggaggtgtttgagagagctGCAAAGAGgactagaaaagaacacacagacagactgaaggaaaagatgaaaaagaagtttgcaaaactgaaagagatggtgttaaagaaaagaaaattaaaagactttcattagatgctgtttgacagactatgaatattttgtaaatagctttaatagaggaatgcaaatactatagaactaataactaatagccttactgaaagatgaattgaaagaaatagctgggagtgatgcaaagaggaatagaaggagccagaagtaaagaTGTAAATAAcatattagataagaaacattttttttttttttttttaacttttgctctgtcgacaagagacattgtgacagattcttggaaaaagccaggacataatacaagagttaagtgtaatttggaagacaacaggtatctctcacttatatattgagcatgatttttcacaaagtcattttgaaaggcctatcaaagttttcttttattaacatttctttaaattatttacacattttttttacttttttgattgagataaaatacataggcacttattagatatttcaaggtattttacatggatctttcattttaaaagagaaaactgttgataggtattttatatggcaaaatgaagaccaagactagtcaaatatttacttgttgagatcaattttttacttgcaggaaatgctcagaatacaccatataacacctaaaatggcttggtgtctggggccctgtgggccccagacccccggcttatgctggggggctatgccccccagacccccccttttcctcggatttcttatttacaatttcacagccctgaatatatcgtggaaaaaagatatcatccataaaagagatagcggaacagtgtccgggttagaagaagtatacttcaaagctacattttcatctaatttttataaataattttttttttgccacttatgtttaGTTTAGTTATGGTTTACTTGATAGGGACAGACACATATCATGCAGGCTGTGCAACAGCCTAACAGTAGGCATCATAGCATTtatagccataggctaatttccaATGCCCGTCCCTAGAAGGGcttttaaaataatatataaaaaactatttattttaaaaagcagCCTATCCATTCATCCAGGCCATTCATTCAATCTAAAATACAGCCAATATACATAACTAACCATATGTCAATGTCCATCCACATATCCATTCATCCACTAAATATAAAATTagtaaaattaataaaaatggtCAGACATTACCTACCTTTCTTCACACCTGCTCTACATAATAAACATACTGTCAcgaacacacacgcactcaaaaTTAACAGCCCCCAACCCACCAGCACACTTAAGatcaacacacacgcacataaaatCGACATCCACCACCCCCCACCCTactcaccaacacacacacatgcatattcaCACATGGCTACATACCTGGTTGCTTTTTAGGAACTCCTTCATCTGACTCCTGAACCACCCATGATTATGAATGGCCTTGATTTCAGGGGGCAAACTATTCCATAAATGTAGTCCTTTAATTAGGAATGAGGACTGACCAAAGGATGTTTTACGGTGGGGTATCCTGCAGTTCCCTGCTACAGCACCCCGGTGGACCGCCCAACAACCTGCATTGGTTGGATAAGGTCACAGAGCACTTGAGGGGCTTGGCCATGCAGGCATTTATAGATCAAGTTAATATTTGACAAAGCAATATAATTATCAAAACTTAGCATGTTCAGGTCCCGCTGGACATCACAGTGATGAGCTCTTATTGGCCTCTTACCTAGGGtcattatgtcattgattacaaaatatggcatcaaatagatacacattattgttaaattctgttgcttttctatgttaaatctatgtaaaaaatgtgttctatagcatctttaaatgttaaaatctcaacagcttcagggggcttgcagcccctttgacccctgctgatagtttcttacattcctctatttttttcaattactgctgggatccctgttgtgaagagtgagagatgcgcggGTAGCTacgcgggcgctagaaagcgttgataattatgggaagatgtctgtttaacgacaagtggttgggggatgacaaatacccccaaaataaggagaagactcGTTTGcaataaaaagcgctggatcctacaaatgtgtttaaagccggTAGCGCAACGCTGGGGACACgcccactgggaaactggcttttcaccgacacgaggcgcgcgcgcatgtgtgcaagtcaagcgctccggagtgaaacgcaggggggttcgcgcatgcgcacaagagtcaggtggaaaatgggacttataggacataatactactaataataataatgattttttttacataattaatattgtttattgtactaagtttaatataaatatataaacaacctttatttcaaaactcaaaaagaactccagaaaattcaataattctaaatatagtacaatataaataatttgtacaaaaagtttagttttattacttattGTCTACAAGTGTttttaagaataatattaaccactaataataattagtagtaatagtaattattattgattattaatcattactatttatgaattagtgattaataagtactagggattattaaacgtTATAAAATTaacttattaaaaattattacaaataattattcaaaagtagtaattggtagaatgcaaacaaatactcatggattatagacaattttttttaaatagtgaacattgatataaaataactgtactactactaataataaacaataatactactagtaatacttgttaatgttatcagttcaattgttatatcaatggtcactattaaaaacaaattataatccatgaataattgtatcactacaactactactaattgctacttttttaataataattttaactaatcttataactcaattttatagcattttaataatcactaattatttattagtataatttagtagttgataataattactacttattaaattacattttgataatcactgcttattaattaagtagtaattaataatacttaattataattgctactcttaagtattaattaatatagctaataagtattgattattaaaatgttagagttaatttttttaattattattaaaaatgtagttattattattattattagtaatacAAAcacttattcatggattatagataattaatgattatttttgaataatgaacaatgttatgaataatgaataatgaataatgttatttttgaatataacaattgcactgatgataattagtttacagttattacaacacattgattaatattgataatggttatgaaaggtgacagttgtttttgtgtttaatgtaacgctctgatgattgtatgactgcataaacaggtttatgctgttacctactataatgcagaagatactcgagaacttcctcagccagctgtatactgtacgacactcagactgattttgctgttggacacaaaatcacacgtcatcaaagataatctttggggattgaaataatgccggctaaggttgttcagctggttctacttgtcgtttattgtttttgtttttgaaatgattcatggtgttttctccagtaaaccccagtcttctccttgctgctgcagtagttctgcaggcccaaaacacacgactttgcttcagctgtttgcatgtctaacagttgccattgatgcaccttGTTGTTCatcaattgtgtgcattcttcttaaagttagtaaaaaaaaaactattgcagaaaacagttttaacttgtcgtatttatcattttctttgccatggtacagtcttaatttttccatttagaggtcttgaaaaggtcttaaaagtctttaaatttgtacttgaaaaatgtgcagataccctgtatCTATTCTGTTTTAGATATTCTGTATTTGACATTATAAAACAAACAGTTGAAATGTTTAAAGACATTTCTTTAAACTGCCAGGATGACATGTTTTTGAACTCAGTGCCAAGCAATCAAGTAGGCCTATATTAATGTTggaaataaaaacacacattaataaaaataagaagtGCAAATGCCAACAAAGCCAGCAGAAAACAAAACATTGCATGTGAGTTCAAATCACATCTTTTGTAAATCAAAAGAAAATAATTTGCCTAATTCAAGCAATAACCGGTAGCTTTTTTCCACTCAAACAGGCAAATAGGCTATACAAGTAATGAAATAAAGCTATTTCAGGCTGCTAGTAGGCTGTGCCCATTTAGAAGAAAATTAGGAATGCACTAAAAGCCTCTTTATGTAAAGCAAATGGATTAGCGTCCTTAGCTGAGTGATTGGAGAGAACTCGAAACATAATGCAATTCGGTGCAATAACCAATCCAAGGCAGAAACAACAAACATGAATCTGTTTGTTGTTGAGGCACGGAGCGA
Coding sequences:
- the LOC132896080 gene encoding gastrula zinc finger protein XlCGF53.1-like, producing MSVTVKSEEKPVDVTSVAHRKSERKQRKKSLQSLVEPLLLAPEMLAGLGQYICSVCSETFISLAQLARHVQFHDRERPFPCAICGKRFLSRSHHDEHQRVHTGERPFPCNRCDRSFTTHHNRKRHQMIHDKEEAYRCTVCGVLFCQDHQLGNLNGIIHVLRQHESTEPGHAMGIKTKIKLEPNSTNEQEENVKKKKKHQHQPSHFAEEDSRMSFQADVLQVPNNKEAKIKKIAYDMEVTL